A single genomic interval of Cucumis sativus cultivar 9930 chromosome 7, Cucumber_9930_V3, whole genome shotgun sequence harbors:
- the LOC101207956 gene encoding callose synthase 2 isoform X1, with protein sequence MAQRRGSDQQPGNSEVIIPPSLDEIAPILCVADEVEASNPRIAYLCRFYAFEKAHGLDPRSIERGVRQFKTALLQRLERENETTLAERQKSDACEMKNFYRHYYTKYIKALNEADKADRAQQPEVYKTAAILFEVLKAMNQTEAIDVADEILEARNMVEEKQQMYRPFNILPLDSNSQNKINTKIPEVREKSSRATNVRWGRHATTWR encoded by the exons ATGGCTCAACGAAGGGGTTCGGATCAACAACCGGGTAATAGTGAGGTGATTATTCCTCCTTCACTTGATGAAATTGCTCCAATTCTTTGTGTTGCTGACGAAGTCGAGGCAAGTAACCCGAGGATTGCTTATCTAT GTCGATTTTACGCATTCGAAAAGGCTCACGGGTTAGATCCCAGATCAATCGAACGTGGAGTTCGGCAATTTAAAACTGCACTTCTTCAGCGTTTAGAGCGG GAAAATGAAACAACACTAGCTGAAAGGCAAAAGAGTGATGCGTGTGAAATGAAGAACTTTTATCGACATTACtacacaaaatatataaaagccTTGAATGAGGCTGACAAAGCTGATCG TGCCCAACAGCCAGAAGTTTATAAAACTGCCGCAATcctttttgaagttttgaaggCTATGAATCAAACAGAGGCTATAGATGTAGCTGATGAG ATTTTGGAAGCTCGCAACATGGTTGAGGAGAAACAGCAGATGTATCGACCATTTAACATACTTCCTCTTGATTCTAACAGTCAAAATAAGATAAACACGAAAATTCCGGAG GTGAGAGAGAAGAGTAGTCGAGCAACCAACGTCAGGTGGGGGAGACACGCGACAACCTGGCGATAA
- the LOC101207956 gene encoding callose synthase 2 isoform X2, with amino-acid sequence MAQRRGSDQQPGNSEVIIPPSLDEIAPILCVADEVEASNPRIAYLCRFYAFEKAHGLDPRSIERGVRQFKTALLQRLERENETTLAERQKSDACEMKNFYRHYYTKYIKALNEADKADRAQQPEVYKTAAILFEVLKAMNQTEAIDVADEILEARNMVEEKQQMYRPFNILPLDSNSQNKINTKIPEKILGEREE; translated from the exons ATGGCTCAACGAAGGGGTTCGGATCAACAACCGGGTAATAGTGAGGTGATTATTCCTCCTTCACTTGATGAAATTGCTCCAATTCTTTGTGTTGCTGACGAAGTCGAGGCAAGTAACCCGAGGATTGCTTATCTAT GTCGATTTTACGCATTCGAAAAGGCTCACGGGTTAGATCCCAGATCAATCGAACGTGGAGTTCGGCAATTTAAAACTGCACTTCTTCAGCGTTTAGAGCGG GAAAATGAAACAACACTAGCTGAAAGGCAAAAGAGTGATGCGTGTGAAATGAAGAACTTTTATCGACATTACtacacaaaatatataaaagccTTGAATGAGGCTGACAAAGCTGATCG TGCCCAACAGCCAGAAGTTTATAAAACTGCCGCAATcctttttgaagttttgaaggCTATGAATCAAACAGAGGCTATAGATGTAGCTGATGAG ATTTTGGAAGCTCGCAACATGGTTGAGGAGAAACAGCAGATGTATCGACCATTTAACATACTTCCTCTTGATTCTAACAGTCAAAATAAGATAAACACGAAAATTCCGGAG AAAATTTTAGGTGAGAGAGAAGAGTAG
- the LOC101207956 gene encoding callose synthase 2 isoform X3, which yields MAQRRGSDQQPGNSEVIIPPSLDEIAPILCVADEVEASNPRIAYLCRFYAFEKAHGLDPRSIERGVRQFKTALLQRLERENETTLAERQKSDACEMKNFYRHYYTKYIKALNEADKADRAQQPEVYKTAAILFEVLKAMNQTEAIDVADEKILGEREE from the exons ATGGCTCAACGAAGGGGTTCGGATCAACAACCGGGTAATAGTGAGGTGATTATTCCTCCTTCACTTGATGAAATTGCTCCAATTCTTTGTGTTGCTGACGAAGTCGAGGCAAGTAACCCGAGGATTGCTTATCTAT GTCGATTTTACGCATTCGAAAAGGCTCACGGGTTAGATCCCAGATCAATCGAACGTGGAGTTCGGCAATTTAAAACTGCACTTCTTCAGCGTTTAGAGCGG GAAAATGAAACAACACTAGCTGAAAGGCAAAAGAGTGATGCGTGTGAAATGAAGAACTTTTATCGACATTACtacacaaaatatataaaagccTTGAATGAGGCTGACAAAGCTGATCG TGCCCAACAGCCAGAAGTTTATAAAACTGCCGCAATcctttttgaagttttgaaggCTATGAATCAAACAGAGGCTATAGATGTAGCTGATGAG AAAATTTTAGGTGAGAGAGAAGAGTAG
- the LOC101220647 gene encoding uncharacterized protein LOC101220647 — protein MAHEGKADEQLFQLLANLLHQVESLTNQEEVELRTKIEALGLEVTKVPSKSLKQLDELEIAKELDKLSEKLDNVDEMISSAMAADPQVQSLLSDTADIWMPVITASADERRNFTPSVGENSETEANCES, from the exons ATGGCCCACGAAGGGAAGGCGGACGAGCAACTCTTCCAGCTTCTTGCTAATCTTCTTCACCAG GTCGAATCACTTACCAACCAGGAAGAAGTTGAATTGCGTACAAAGATCGAAGCTCTCGGACTTGAAGTTACAAAAGTACCCTCAAAGTCCTTAAAGCAGCTTGATGAA CTGGAAATTGCCAAGGAGTTGGATAAGCTATCTGAAAAGCTAGATAATGTGGATGAAATGATTTCTTCAGCAATGGCTGCAGATCCACAGGTGCAGTCTCTGTTGAGTGATACTGCTGATATTTGGATGCCGGTGATAACTGCATCGGCAGACGAACGACGAAATTTTACACCTTCCGTAGGAGAAAATTCAGAAACAGAAGCGAATTGTGAAAGTTAg
- the LOC101220885 gene encoding uncharacterized protein LOC101220885, with protein MASVFAAPPSQLNLTSRRSSIHRAFLPSYIASIQFHSNASPFPSFRYRKNIIGLELRQRSIAASKSTDGNSIKEENSSSKASSDDAQGPPFLTILAGFFVLSLILWIFSSAVTSLLGLVVKLISAK; from the exons ATGGCTTCCGTCTTCGCTGCGCCGCCGTCTCAACTGAATCTCACATCCCGCCGGAGTTCGATTCACCGAGCCTTTCTTCCTTCTTACATTGCCAGCATTCAATTTCACTCGAACGCCTCTCCATTTCCTTCTTTCAG GTACAGGAAGAACATCATTGGATTAGAATTAAGGCAAAGATCTATAGCAGCCTCAAAATCCACAGATGGGAATTCCATCAAGGAGGAAAATAGTTCGAGTAAAGCAAGTAGTGATGATGCCCAAGGTCCTCCATTTCTTACCATTTTAGCTGGATTTTTTGTCTTATCCCTTATACTATGGATATTCAGTTCTGCTGTTACGTCACTTTTAGGTCTAGTCGTCAAGCTGATCTCAGCAAAATAA
- the LOC101220412 gene encoding citrate synthase, mitochondrial yields the protein MAFFKSLTALSKLRSRVGQQSNLSNSVRWLQMQSSSDLDLQSHLRELIPEQQDRLKKFKAEHGKVQLGNITVDMVLGGMRGMTGLLWETSLLDPDEGIRFRGLSIPECQKLLPAAKPDGEPLPEGLLWLLLTGKVPSKEQVDALSRELQSRATVPDYVYKAIDALPITSHPMTQFATGVMGLQVQSEFQKAYEKGIHKSKYWEPTYEDSLNLIAQVPLVASYVYRRIYKDGHIIPKDDSLDYGGNFSHMLGFDSPQMQELMRLYVTIHSDHEGGNVSAHTGHLVASALSDPYLSFAAALNGLAGPLHGLANQEVLLWIKSVVEECGENITKDQLKDYVWKTLNSGKVVPGFGHGVLRKTDPRYTCQREFALKHLPDDPLFQLVSKLYEVVPPILTELGKVKNPWPNVDAHSGVLLNYFGLTEARYFTVLFGVSRSLGICSQLIWDRALGLPLERPKSVTMQWLEDYCKKAT from the exons ATGGCGTTCTTCAAAAGTTTGACGGCTCTTTCTAAGCTACGGTCGCGTGTT GGGCAACAATCAAATCTCAGTAACTCCGTTAGATGGCTTCAAATGCAGAGCTCATCCGATCTT GACCTACAATCTCATTTGAGGGAATTGATTCCAGAGCAGCAG GATCGcctcaagaaattcaaagcTGAACATGGAAAGGTTCAATTGGGCAACATCACTGTTGATATG GTACTCGGTGGAATGAGGGGAATGACAGGATTACTGTGGGAAACATCTCTACTTGATCCTGACGAG GGTATTCGCTTTAGGGGTCTGTCAATTCCTGAATGTCAAAAGTTACTACCAGCTGCCAAGCCTGATGGAGAGCCACTACCCGAGGGTCTTCTGTGGCTTCTTCTCACAGGAAAG GTGCCAAGCAAAGAGCAAGTTGATGCATTATCTAGGGAGTTACAAAGCCGCGCCACTGTTCCAG ATTATGTATACAAGGCCATTGATGCTCTTCCTATTACATCTCACCCGATGACTCAGTTTGCAACAGGTGTCATGGGTCTTCag GTTCAAAGTGAATTCCAGAAGGCTTATGAGAAAGGAATTCACAAATCAAA GTATTGGGAACCAACGTATGAAGATTCACTGAATTTAATTGCTCAAGTGCCTTTGGTAGCTTCTTATGTCTACCGCAG GATATACAAGGATGGCCATATAATTCCAAAAGATGACTCTCTGGATTATGGTGGGAATTTTTCGCACATGTTAGGATTTGACAGTCCCCAAATGCAAGAACTCATGAGGCTCTATGTTACTATCCATAG TGATCACGAAGGTGGGAATGTAAGCGCTCACACAGGCCACCTT GTTGCTAGTGCACTTTCAGATCCTTATCTTTCATTTGCTGCTGCTCTAAATGGTCTGGCTGGGCCATTACATGGTTTGGCAAATCAG GAAGTTCTGCTTTGGATCAAATCTGTAGTGGAGGAGTGTGGAGAGAACATAACCAAGGATCAATTGAAAGACTATGTTTGGAAAACACTAAACAGTGGCAAG gttGTTCCAGGATTTGGTCATGGAGTTCTGCGTAAAACAGATCCAAGATACACTTGTCAGAGAGAGTTTGCCTTGAAGCATTTGCCTGACGATCCTCTTTTTCAGCTG GTATCCAAGCTCTACGAAGTTGTGCCACCTATCCTAACAGAACTTGGCAAG GTTAAAAACCCATGGCCGAATGTTGATGCTCACAGTGGAGTGCTGTTGAACTACTTTGGTTTGACTGAAGCAAG GTACTTCACTGTTCTCTTTGGTGTTTCAAGGAGTCTTGGTATTTGCTCTCAG TTAATATGGGACCGAGCTCTTGGGTTGCCACTAGAGAGGCCGAAGAGCGTGACGATGCAATGGCTTGAGGACTACTGCAAGAAAGCTACTTGA